The genomic window GCGGCGCGGGCGGGCGCGCGGGAGGGATGCCGGGCACCCACACCCCCCGCGCCGCCAGACCGGCACCCTCGCGATCGAGGACGTCCGCCGGCGAGCCGTCGGCGACGACGCCGCCGTCGCCGAGCACGATGACCCGCGAGACCACCGGCAGCCACACGTCGACGCGGTGCTCGACGACGACCAGGGTCGCCGGGTGGGCGTCGAGCAGCCGGGTGACGGCATCCCGCACCTCGGCGACCCCGGACGGGTCGAGGTTCGCGGTCGGCTCGTCGAGCAGCACGAGACCCGGCTGCATCGCCAAGAGCCCGGCGAGCGCCAGCCGCTGCTTCTGCCCGCCCGACAGCGCCTTCGTCGGGCGATCGAGCGGAACGTCGAGTCCGACCGCGTCGAGCGCCGCCGCGACCCTCGGCCAGATCCGCTCGCGCGGGATGCCGAGGTTCTCGCACCCGAACGCGACGTCGTCCCCGACCCGCGCGAGGATGACCTGCGCGTCGGGATCCTGCAGGACGAGTCCGGCACGACCCCTCGCCTGAGCCGCGGGCAGGCCGTCGATCAGGAGGGCGCCGGCCTGCTCGCCCTCCTCGTCGCCGCCGAGCACGCCGGCGAGTCCGTGGAGGAGTGTCGATTTGCCCGATCCCGACGCCCCGAGCAGCAGCACCCGTTCACCGGGCTCGATGCGCAGCGAGGCATCCCGGATCGCCCACGCGTGGCGAGACGCGTGACGCCAGCCCCACCCCGCGGCCTCGACGGCGGCGGGACGGGGAATCGCGTCGGACACGTGCCTAGACGCGGGCGCGCGCTTCGCGCCCGGAGGCGAAGCGGTCGAGCGCGCCGGTCTTGGCGAGGCCGCGCGCGAGCAGCCACGACAGGGCGCCGGCGATGACGGCTCCCGAGATCGACGTGCTCACGAGGTACACGACGACGAACGACAGGTCGGCTCCGGCGTACCAGAGCAGCAGGTTGTTGATCCCCCCGGCGAGTGCGGCCCCGATGCCCGCGAGGACGGCCACCGGGAGCGACCAGCGGCGGTAGAAGAACAGCAGGAAGATCAGCTCGGCGCCGATGCCCTGGATGAGGCCCGCCTCGAGCGTGAGGAACGCGCCCCACGTGTTGCCGATGAGGGTGAGCGCCGAGACGCCCGCCGCGACGACCTCCGTGAACACCGCCGCTCCGGGCTTGCGGATGATGAGGGCGCCCAGGACTCCCGCGAACAGCCACGGACCGTCGAGGAGACCCTGCAGTCCGGGCAGCAGCGGCTCGAGGAGCGCGCTCGGGCCGCGGTAGGCGATGTTCCACAGCAGGAAGATGAGGCCCGATGCGACGCCGACGACGCTCGCGACGACGATGTCGACGACGCGCCAGCGGTACGGATTCGCCGGTGGCGACGCGGGTGCCTGCGTGGACGTGGATACGGACGTGGACGCGTGCATCTGATGCTCCTCCCTGCGCCGGCATGATCCGGATCAGGTTCGACGGTCGAAGCGTGGATCGCTTCCTCTCAGCCCGGCTCACCGGACTCCCGTGGTTGTGCCGACGAGTATACGCCGCACGGGGAGGTATCTTGAGCGGGTGACTCCGGATGACGCCCCAGCCCCGTCGCGCGGTGCGCGCCGGGTGCCGACGGCCGAGATTCCGACCGTCGGAATCGAATCGGATGCCTCCGACCGCGTGCTCACGCTCGAGCCCGGGTCCGTCCCCCCGACGCTCGAGCCCAGCTCGATCGCCGCACCCCCGACCGGCATCGACGACTCCGCCACGATGAACCCGCTCGGCCCCCTCGACGCGCCCGACGACGACGGCGCCGCGACGACGACGGAGGACGGACGGCCCCTCGCCCTCGCGTGGGTGGACGAGCGCAGCGTGGGTCTCCCCCGCGTGCCGGACGACCTCTCGACCGCGGCGACCGCCTACGTCCCCGTCGAGCCCGACCTGCTGGCCCATCTGCCCCGCCAGTCGCCCTTGCGGGCCGGCGTCATCGTGCCGACCGTCATCATCGCCGGCCTCGTGAGCGCCTACGCCGCGACCACGCTCCTGTGGCCGCTGCACGCCGTGGCGCCGATCGTCACAGCCGTCGCGGTGCAGCCGAGCGCAGCCCCCGCGACGGCGCCCCCGTGGCCGTCCGCGGGCAGCGCCGCGGTGTCCGTCGGCGGGATCCAGGGCTCGGCGGCCTCCGCGGCCGACGCGCACTCGATCGCGAGCATCACCAAGGTCGTCACCGCGCTCGTCGTGCTCGACGAGATGCCGCTCGCGCTCGGCGAGCAGGGACCCGAGTACCGCTTCGACTACGGGGACTCGCTCGCGTACTGGCAGTACCGCGCCAACGGCGAGTCCGCCCTCGACGTCCCCGTCGGCGGGACGCTGACGCAGTACCAGCTCCTCGAGGGCATGCTCATCGGATCCGCGAACAACTACGCCGACCGCCTCGCCGCGAACCTCTTCCCGTCGGACGGGGTGTTCGCCGACGCGGCGACGTCGTGGCTGTCCACACACGGCGTGCCCGGCGTCACGGTCGTCGAGCCGACCGGGATCGACCCGCGCAACACCGCCACGCCCGAGGCGCTCCTCACCCTCGCGCAGAAGGCGCTGGCCAACCCCGTCATCGCCGAGATCGTGGCCAAGAAGTCGGTGGACCTTCCCGGGGCAGGGGCCGTCGAGAACACGAACGGCCTGCTGGCCGATCCCGGCGTCCTCGGCATCAAGACCGGCACGCTCGACGCGTGGAACCTGCTGTCCGCCAAGGAGATCGTCGTCGGCGAGACCCCGGTCCGGATCTACGCGTCGGTGCTGGGCCAGCCCGACGACGAGGCGCGACTGGCCGCATCGCGGGCGCTGTACACCCAGCTGGAGCAGGAGCTCCAGCTCACGCCCTCGGTTCCGGCGGGCACGCTCGCCGGCACCGTCGACACGGCGTGGGGTGAGCACGTCGACATCCTGACAGCCGACGACGCATCGGTCGTGCTCTGGAACGGAGCATCCGGGACCGTCGCGACGACGTACGCGCTCGAGGAGAGCCGCGAGGAGGGCGACACCGTCGGGTCCCTCACCGTCGACGGTCCGCTGGATGCGGCCGCCGTCGACCTGCGGCTCGCCGACGACGTCGCGGCTCCGAGTGCCTGGTGGCGCCTCACCCACCCGCTCGAGCTCTTCGGCCTGACCGACTGACGTCGGTGAGGCTGCGCCGTGTCGGCACCGGGTGGTAGACCGGGCGCATGCCCACGCACAACCACATCGATCTGATCGAGTTCCCTGCGGCCGACGCCGAGACACTGAAGGCCGCGCGAGGCTTCTACGAGGCCGCCTTCGACTGGAGCTTCACCGACTACGGCGAGTACCTCGACACCCCCGACAGCGGCGTCGTCGCGGGGTTCAACGGCATCGCCGACGCACAGCAGCAGAAGATGCCGATGGCGGTGCTCTACGTCACCGACCTCGAGGCGGCGCGCGCCAGGGTCGAGGCATCCGGCGGAACGATCATCCATGAGATCTACGGATTCCCCGGCGGCCGGCGGTTCCATTTCGCCGATCCCGCGGGCAACGAGCTCGCCGTGTGGTCCGAAGCCTCTCCCGACGTCTGAGCCCGCCCAGCGCCGTCAGGCGAAGCGCACGGCCTGCTGCAGGCGTGTGCGCACGTCGAAGACCTCGTTGCCGCCGATGGCCCGAACGCCGGTGATCCCCCGGCGCAGCACGGCCGCGAGAGCGCTGCGCGACACCACGGCGACCGGGGTGCCCCGCACCTTGCCGATCTCCTCGATGACCTGGAGCACGTCGTCATCGGGGAGCACGACGATCGCGCCGCTGAATCGCACGCCCGCCGCCCGGGCGATGCCGCGCATCCGGGCCACGAGCGACGCGATCGGCGCTCCGCCGACCCCGTCGCCGATGAGCTCACCGCGCCGCAGGCGCACCGGCCCGCCGAAGTCCTCCGAGAGGATGCCGTACAGCCCGCTCGGGCCGAGCACGATGTGGTCGATCTTGGCGTCGGAATCGGTGTTGGCGCCCGAGGGAGCGACGTCATGCCAGACCGTGTAGCCCATGCCCAGGTCGGCGACGATGCGGGCCGTGGCCTCTTCGGCGAGCGCGTCGGCGAGGAGGCGGCGCAGCTGCTGCGGGGCCGAGCGCACGAGAGCCGGGTCGTAGGGATCGGCGAGCGTGACGCCGCGACCCGCCCACTCGCGGATCAGCGTCAGGTAGCGTTCGCGCCGCCAGCCGCCGGGATGACCATAGGACCGGGCGCGCGGCCGGGTGTCGGTGCGCGCCGCCGGTGCGCGCCAGCCCGACCACTCGGGTGCTGGGGCGTCGCCGAAGCCGTGGCCGCGGTCGTACGCCGCGCGCGCTTCGGCGGTGCCCACGAGCTCCCACGCCCGCTGCACCTGGATGAAGAGGGCCGCATCGCCGCCGGTGTCGGGATGGGTCTGGCGCAGCCGAAGACGGTACGCCCTGCGCAGCGACTCCTCGTCGACCGTCGGGTCGACCTCCAGAACCTCGTAGGCCGAGGCGGACAGCGGACTGTCGAACACGCACCCTCCCCCTCGCGCCGTCCCATGCGGCGGATCTCAGGGTATGCCACGTCGCCGTGGCCGGGGCTCAGCGTCGCTGGTTGCGGCGCGCGTACGCGGCGGCGCTGCGGCTCGACAGCGCGAGCAGGACGAGGATGTCGATCGCCAGCGACACGAACGCGCCCTCGAGCGCGATCTCCTGACCCTGCGCCCACCACGCGACGAAGGTGGTGCTGATCGACACGACCGTGAACAGCATCACGATCACGCGGGCCCAGTTCCGGCCGCGGTAGACGAACACGGCGAGCAGCAGGTCGGCGAGCAGAATCGTGCCGTACACCCCCACCAGGACCCACAGGGCCGCCTGCTGGCCCTCGGGTGTCGTCGCGAAGCCCTCGAGGACGGTGCCGGGGTCGGCCATCAGGTCGTCCCAGCCGATCGCCAGGCCCACCACCACGAGCACTCCGGCGACGACCCGCAGGAGCACGAGCGCCGTGCCGGCCACGATCGAGATCGGACGACGCATGTCCGGGTCGTAGGCGGTCGGCTTCAGCAGTCGTGCGGCCGGCTCGAACGCCGGGCGCTTGCTGGGCGCGGGCGCCGTGCTCCGACGGGACGGATCCTGCGACGCACTCACCTTGTCACCGCCCGCACGTTCCGCACGTCGACGATCGGCAGGTCGCCGTCGGTCGTGATGCTGTCCCCGCCGCCGTTGCGCGCGTGATACCCCGTGGCGAAGTCCTCGATGACCTCGAGGGCGACCGCGGGATCGGCATCCCGGACCGTCCTGACGATGTGATCGCGCTCGATGTCGGTCTCGGCGTCGATGCGGTGGGTGACCTGCAGGGTGAACAGCGACAGCCCGACGCTCGTGTCGAAGGTGCCTGCGGCGAGCCAGTCGACCCGTCGGCCGCCGGGGAGCAGCCACCCGTCGGGGCACCGCCAGAACCGCACGTGATGGCGCTGGGCAGGGTTGCCGTCGACCTCCTGCTGGTACGCGAAGTCCTGCTCCCGATCGAACAGGAACAGCGGGCTGACGGGCGCCTCGTGGTAGCTGCGGCGGGTGAGGGTCGACGTGATGATGCGCCACGACGACGAGAACGTGACGGGGTCGGCCTTGGTCCACCCGGCCGAGCGGAGCGCCTGCTCGATCTGCTCGGCCTCGCCGAGGAACGCGAGGTTCACCGGGTCTCCGAGCAGTCCGTCGCTCGTGCGGGTGCGGCCGATGAAGTAGTCGGGCACGTAGATGGTCGTGAGGATGCGGTGCAGCCGGGGCAGTACGAGGTAGGCCAGCAGCACCCAGAACAGGATGGCGAACGGGATGCCCCACCAGCCGACCATGAACGTCTCGGTGAAGCTCAGGTAGGCGAGCCAGATCGCGGCGAGTCCCGCGAAGACGAAGAAGAACCAGTCGACCGCGATCCCGATCGAGTAGCTCCGCCTCGTCGTCATGTCAGCCCCGCGGCACGGACGAGGCCCAGAGGGGCACGTCGGGAAGGTAGGCCAGAGCGGATGCCGCGGCATCCGGGGGCAGGTCGGCGAGGGTCGCCGGCTGCCAGCGCGGCGAGCGGTCCTTGTCGATGACCTGGGCGCGGATGCCTTCGGCGAGGTCTGGCTGCGAGGTGGCGAACCACATCACGAGGCCGTACTCCTGCTCGAGCGCGTCGCGCAGCCCCGGCAGCTCGCGCGACCGGCGCACCGACGCGAGGGTCACGGCGAGCCCCGTCGGCGAGAGCTCTCCGAGCAGGTCGGCGGTCGCGGATGCCTCGGCCTCGGGCCGTGCGCGCAGCCGCTCGACGATGTCGGCGACGGTGTCGCCGGCGAAGGCGTCGTCGATCCACTCGCGCGCCCGCTCGAGCTTCGACGGCGGCGGGGTCTCATCGAACAGCAGCACGAGCTCGGTCGGGCTCGACGGGTCTGCGCGGGTCTCGAGCGCGTCGCGCAGACCATCGAGGTTCGCCGACGGCACGAAGTGGTCGGCGAACCCGGCGTAGATCGCGTCCGAGGCATCCATCACCGCCCCGGTCAGCCCAAAGTACTCGCCCAGGCGCCCGGGGGCGTGAGCGAGCAGCCACGTGCCGCCCACATCCGGCGTGAACCCGATGCGGGTCTCGGGCATCGCGAGCTGAGAGCGCTCCGTGACGATGCGGATCGCGGCGTGACCGGCGACGCCGATGCCTCCGCCCATGGTGATGCCGTCGGCGAGCGCCACGAAGGTCTTGGGGTACTCGGCGATGCGGGCGTTGAGTGCGTACTCGTCGCGGAAGAACAGCGCCGAGTCCTCGGCGCGCCCGCTCGTCACGCGTTCGGCGAGCCCCCGCACGTCGCCCCCGGCGCAGAGACCGCGCTCGCCGGCGCCGTCGAGCAGCACCACATCCACCTCGGTGTCGTGCTCCCAGTCGTCGAGGGCGGCCTGGAGCTGATGGATCATGTCGAGATCGAGGGCGTTGATCGCGCGCGGTCGATTGAGGGTGAGGCGCCCGAGTCCCCCGCTCGCGCGGACGAGGACGGTGGGCTCGGAGACGTCGGTCACGGTCGCAACGTTACCGGGGCGGAACCGAGCGCAGAGGCGGCCCCACGGCGCGCAGCTTCGACCCCCGGCCACATTTCTGCACACCGGCCCGCCGTTTCCGCAAAGATGGGTGGAAATGCTTTCGACGACGAGAGGGTTCGGCATGCCCCACGGACAGGTGCTGGAATTCTCAGGAGTGACGAAGCGGTTCGGCGCCGTCACTGCTGTCTCAGGCTTCACAGCACGTGTCGAACCGGGGCTGGTCACCGGTTTCCTCGGGCCCAACGGTGCGGGCAAGACGACCTCGCTGCGCATCCTGCTGGGCCTGGTGCGCCCGACCGCCGGCGACGCCACGATCGGCGGCGTGCACTACGCGAAGCTGCGGCATCCGCTGCAGACGGTCGGCGCGGTGCTCGAGGCATCCAGCTTCCATCCCGGGCGCACCGCGGCCGCGCACCTCACGGTGTACGCGCAGGCGGCCCGAATCCCGAAGACGCGCGTCGACGAGGTGCTCGGCCTGGTGGGTCTGGCGGATGCCGCCGGCCGCAAGGTCGGCGGGTTCTCCCTGGGCATGCGGCAGCGACTCGGGCTCGCGTATGCGCTGCTGGGCGACCCGGGCGTGCTCGTGCTCGACGAGCCGACGAACGGACTCGATCCCGAGGGGATCAAGTGGATCCGCGGGTTCCTGCGTCAGCTCGCCCGCGAGGGACGGACGGTCCTGGTCTCGTCGCACCTGCTGACCGAGGTGCAGCAGACGGTCGACGCGCTGCTGATCATCGCGCAGGGTCGCCTGGTGTTCCAGGGCGGCCTCGACGAGCTCGTCGACCCGTCGGAGCAGGCGACCGTCGTCGACTCCGCAGACCGCGCGGCGCTGGCCGCGGCGCTCCGCGCCGCCGACGTGCCGTTCGAGGTCCTGCGCTCCGGACTCACGGTGCGGGGAATCGAGCCCGCCGCGGTCGGCCTCGCCGCTGCCGCCGCGGGTGTTCCGCTCTCGTCG from Microbacterium sulfonylureivorans includes these protein-coding regions:
- a CDS encoding ABC transporter ATP-binding protein, which produces MSDAIPRPAAVEAAGWGWRHASRHAWAIRDASLRIEPGERVLLLGASGSGKSTLLHGLAGVLGGDEEGEQAGALLIDGLPAAQARGRAGLVLQDPDAQVILARVGDDVAFGCENLGIPRERIWPRVAAALDAVGLDVPLDRPTKALSGGQKQRLALAGLLAMQPGLVLLDEPTANLDPSGVAEVRDAVTRLLDAHPATLVVVEHRVDVWLPVVSRVIVLGDGGVVADGSPADVLDREGAGLAARGVWVPGIPPARPPAPRRPPGESLLTAADLAVQRVAGHPVASGIDVGVRAGAALAITGPNGAGKSTLGLTLAGLLAPASGSLTAAAALADGAGPTPIRWASRQLLTRIGTVFQDPEHQLLAKTVKEELEVGPRALGLPEAETAGRVDELLERLRLAPLARANPYTLSGGEKRRLTVAAALATAPRVLVLDEPTFGQDARTWAELVALLARLRDEGSAIVAITHDLDVVEALGADRLELGAA
- a CDS encoding ECF transporter S component yields the protein MHASTSVSTSTQAPASPPANPYRWRVVDIVVASVVGVASGLIFLLWNIAYRGPSALLEPLLPGLQGLLDGPWLFAGVLGALIIRKPGAAVFTEVVAAGVSALTLIGNTWGAFLTLEAGLIQGIGAELIFLLFFYRRWSLPVAVLAGIGAALAGGINNLLLWYAGADLSFVVVYLVSTSISGAVIAGALSWLLARGLAKTGALDRFASGREARARV
- a CDS encoding D-alanyl-D-alanine carboxypeptidase family protein, coding for MTPDDAPAPSRGARRVPTAEIPTVGIESDASDRVLTLEPGSVPPTLEPSSIAAPPTGIDDSATMNPLGPLDAPDDDGAATTTEDGRPLALAWVDERSVGLPRVPDDLSTAATAYVPVEPDLLAHLPRQSPLRAGVIVPTVIIAGLVSAYAATTLLWPLHAVAPIVTAVAVQPSAAPATAPPWPSAGSAAVSVGGIQGSAASAADAHSIASITKVVTALVVLDEMPLALGEQGPEYRFDYGDSLAYWQYRANGESALDVPVGGTLTQYQLLEGMLIGSANNYADRLAANLFPSDGVFADAATSWLSTHGVPGVTVVEPTGIDPRNTATPEALLTLAQKALANPVIAEIVAKKSVDLPGAGAVENTNGLLADPGVLGIKTGTLDAWNLLSAKEIVVGETPVRIYASVLGQPDDEARLAASRALYTQLEQELQLTPSVPAGTLAGTVDTAWGEHVDILTADDASVVLWNGASGTVATTYALEESREEGDTVGSLTVDGPLDAAAVDLRLADDVAAPSAWWRLTHPLELFGLTD
- a CDS encoding VOC family protein, which gives rise to MPTHNHIDLIEFPAADAETLKAARGFYEAAFDWSFTDYGEYLDTPDSGVVAGFNGIADAQQQKMPMAVLYVTDLEAARARVEASGGTIIHEIYGFPGGRRFHFADPAGNELAVWSEASPDV
- a CDS encoding DnaJ domain-containing protein; protein product: MFDSPLSASAYEVLEVDPTVDEESLRRAYRLRLRQTHPDTGGDAALFIQVQRAWELVGTAEARAAYDRGHGFGDAPAPEWSGWRAPAARTDTRPRARSYGHPGGWRRERYLTLIREWAGRGVTLADPYDPALVRSAPQQLRRLLADALAEEATARIVADLGMGYTVWHDVAPSGANTDSDAKIDHIVLGPSGLYGILSEDFGGPVRLRRGELIGDGVGGAPIASLVARMRGIARAAGVRFSGAIVVLPDDDVLQVIEEIGKVRGTPVAVVSRSALAAVLRRGITGVRAIGGNEVFDVRTRLQQAVRFA
- a CDS encoding LssY C-terminal domain-containing protein; the protein is MTTRRSYSIGIAVDWFFFVFAGLAAIWLAYLSFTETFMVGWWGIPFAILFWVLLAYLVLPRLHRILTTIYVPDYFIGRTRTSDGLLGDPVNLAFLGEAEQIEQALRSAGWTKADPVTFSSSWRIITSTLTRRSYHEAPVSPLFLFDREQDFAYQQEVDGNPAQRHHVRFWRCPDGWLLPGGRRVDWLAAGTFDTSVGLSLFTLQVTHRIDAETDIERDHIVRTVRDADPAVALEVIEDFATGYHARNGGGDSITTDGDLPIVDVRNVRAVTR
- a CDS encoding enoyl-CoA hydratase/isomerase family protein, which encodes MTDVSEPTVLVRASGGLGRLTLNRPRAINALDLDMIHQLQAALDDWEHDTEVDVVLLDGAGERGLCAGGDVRGLAERVTSGRAEDSALFFRDEYALNARIAEYPKTFVALADGITMGGGIGVAGHAAIRIVTERSQLAMPETRIGFTPDVGGTWLLAHAPGRLGEYFGLTGAVMDASDAIYAGFADHFVPSANLDGLRDALETRADPSSPTELVLLFDETPPPSKLERAREWIDDAFAGDTVADIVERLRARPEAEASATADLLGELSPTGLAVTLASVRRSRELPGLRDALEQEYGLVMWFATSQPDLAEGIRAQVIDKDRSPRWQPATLADLPPDAAASALAYLPDVPLWASSVPRG